The Ascochyta rabiei chromosome 18, complete sequence DNA segment CCGACTCTTCCATGTACACAGCCGCAGTGTACCAGGCGTTGTACGTCTGAGCCAAGTATTTCATGATATGAGGTGGGAACTTCACTCTCGGCTTCGCATGTACGATAGCGTCGAGCATGGTAGCAACACAATTCGGTCGCTTATCAAGCTGTCTGTTGTGGAAGTCTTTAGTGAGCAATGCGGCCATGCCCTTCTCGAGATCACTCTGATCATCCTTTGTCAATGCAGTCCAAGCCAATGGGAAGAATGCAACCCAGATGTCGTGTGCAAGATCATTGTCTGTATGCTGTAGATGTCCGAGCGGCTCGAAGATGTCCTTAATCTTGACGTCTCCAAGCTGGCTAGCAAATCGACGATGGCTGCTGATCAGGCTCTCAAGGTCGTCATCGACCATGACATCCGCAATCCTGGAGTCTTTGCTGTAAGTAGCGAACAAGGTAGTTGGATGCGTGAGTTTGAAGTCCTCTTCGTGCAGTTCAGCAGGGCTGTTCATCTCGATCGAACCGAACATGAGGTGGATGACTTGGCTCAGCCAGTATGAGTCTGAAAGCGTGTCCCAGTTCTGCGACGCAAGCACATAGCTCAAACGGCTAGCAGCGGTACGACTCAGGCTCTTGTCGAAAATGGCCATATACCGATTGCGCATCTCGACATCTTGCGCGCGGGTTCCAATAAGGAAAGCGTGCTCCATCCTGACGGTAAGCTCGCTCCGTGTAATTTTAGGATCCTCGTAGATTCGAATGACGAGATCAAGGAATCGGGTAAGGAGCGAAGTGTCTTGTCGGTGTTCGAAAAGCAGCATTTTACTAAGCACGGCCGTCTTCTCCTTGAGTGTTGGAACCGGCTCTGTAGAGTGGAAAATCCAATCTTCAACGAGGTCCAGGACTTTCATGCAGACCGAGTTGACCTGCGATCGCTCGACTAGAGATGCAAGTACACTGAGGTAAGGTCTCCTGTTCTCGCCGAGTTCGTTCATGCGCGCTGCAAGAATATCAACGGCTTTGAGAACTAGATCTGTCTGTACTTCGATCTCACGCGGGTCCGTCGGTGGATTGGCGCCTTCGGAGCGCATGCCTGGGGGTGCTGCCTGCCCCGGAGTACCACTGTGGCCAGCAAGGTGATCCTTGGCCATCTTGCCCTGGAAAGCCTTCATGACTTGTGGAATATGCTGATCGATCTCCTCAGGGCGCTTCTGGCAGAGAGTCCAGAGAACGTTAATGGCGCAAATGTAGGATCCGTTGGACAGCGCTTCTGTTGCAACAGTTCCGAGGAAACTGACGAACTCAGTTGATGTTGACTCTTCTGTATTGCCCTCGTCATCCGTGACAGGCTCTGGCATGACTTCTAGAATGCGTTTTAATGTTGGTTGTAGCTTCGTTGAGCAGTCTTCGTTCTCATCGACCGCGTGCAGGCTGGCCTGTACATCAGCATTTTCAGAACGAATCGGTTTCTCTAGGATCTTCTGGAACAACGGGATACGCTGCAGCACCCAGTCGTCAGGCTTGACATTGACGATTACCTTGACAATCTGAAGCGTGTTGATCATCCTAGTGTGAAAGACTTCCGGCTTATCATCTTGCTTCATCTCAGCAAGGAGAATCTCTTCGATCTTTTTCGAAAGCATAACATCTAGATCCAGGTCATTCCAGAGACGAGGCGCAAGCAGATCATGCAATAGCTGCACGGCCTTGCGGCAGATCTCGGTAGGCTGTGGCGTAATGGGTATCGCCAGGGTCAAGTCCTTTGGCTTTGGAGAGGCGACGGGAAAGCGCTCTGGCAGATACGCGATGAATTGGATGAGGTACTTGATAAGCATCATGCGAGTGGAAGCTTGAGCGACAAACTCCTTGGGCAGGGAAGTGGAAGCAATAATTGTTCCATCTGCTTTCCTCTTGGATGCAGTCGGTGACGAAGATGGCCGCTCTGCTCCTGCGCCAGACTCATTCGCTGTGCGCTCCTCCCAAGTCCTGATCAAGCTAATCAGATTCAGCGCCAATTTCTTAGCGTCAGTTGACGGGTTGGGAGGCTGCGCGATCTTGGACAGAGCAGTAATTATGATTGGCGAGAGATGTTCGCGGCCTTCGTAGAAAAGGTCTGGATGTCGCACAACAAAATTGAAGATGCTCATGAGCTGCTGCAAATTTGAACTCTCTTCAGAAAGAATCTTGCGTGGGTGTTGAATCCAGAGCGGCATCCTTTCGCCACCACCCATGCGCTTGCGCAGCACTGGAGCCATGAGTTCGAGGGCCTGCATGACCAAACTGCGGCCTTCGTTCTGATGCGCCTTGAGCAGCGACTGGTATGTGTGCGCGGCAATCTTCTTAGGCGTCTCGTATACAGCGATGAAGAACGCCACTAGCACGTACGCGGCGTACTTGTTGATGATATCCTCGAGCTTGATGTAGTTCCAACCGAACTTGATAACATCCTTTCTGTACTCTTCAATCATCCCGGAGTAGTACTTGAGCAGTAGCGTTGTCAGCTGAAGAAGTTCCATCCTGGAGTGATCGACACCAAGCTGAGCCGTCTCTTCTGAAGTATCTGTGAGAGATTGCGGTAGCCACAGCCTCTTGTGGATGGTCTCGGTCATGCTCTTGTCCATGAGTTTCGTACCCTCGGTCTTCTGATCGAACAGGATGTTCCAGTTGCGCTTCACATCCATAGCGAAGATCGGATTGACGATGTTGTGGAAGATAAAAGTCTTCGTCTTCTGCGACGAGTTGCGGGAAGTGTAGAGGTCGATGCACCTGTTGATAAGGGTCTTCCAGTATTCAACGGACTCGCTGGAGATGATCTGCTTGTATATGAAGTCGAACAAGCGTGGGGAAGCCTTCAGCTCTTCGGACGTGACAGCGTCAATCAGCTCGAAGAAGAAGTCCAGATTGTTCGGCTCGTGCTTTAGGTACGTAGTGAAGATAGACATGATCTGGTCGCCTGCCTGTTCTGTCGCAAGACGTAGCTCAGGATCGATTTGATTCTGGCGTAGCTTCTTCTCAAGGGACCTGCCCGCTTCGAATAAACTCTTGCGCAAATCGTCATGTGCCAATAACCACTTGCTGGTCTCTTTGAACTGACTGAGAGCGTACGCAATGTGAATGGCGTTGAGCTGAGCTTGGCAAACGTCCTTCTCGGCTCCCTCAAACTGGAAGGACTGTAGGAAGCCAGGGACATCCTCAGATACCTGCGTCCGCAGCGCGCCACTTTCAGGACTCTCGAGTAGCTGTGCAAAGAAGCGTCCCTGTGTCTGGTCTTTAAGGTTTGGCGCAAAGTGTGTCCAGGTGTCGCTCGGATACATGCACAGATACTTAATCAGAGGCTCTCTGAAGGGACTGTAATGTGTTCTCCTTAGACTAGTTTCCAACTCGATCACTTTCTCAATAATTTGCTTCAGGAACGTAGCAGCTGCAGGAGGGAGGAGATGGAAAATGTTGAAGATACCTGTGACGATCTTCATCTTTGGGTTCTGCTCGATCATTGTGAATGAGATTTTCTGCAGGCTGTTCTGGTCCGCAATGCTCTTAAGATGATCCAGTAGGCGAGTTCCAATCTCGACCTTGAAGTAATTGGTAAGTAGTTTCAGAAGGCGAGCAAGGCCATCCAAGTTCTCAACCGAGAGCTTCCTAGGATCTTGCAGGTTCACCAGAATAGGCCTAAGTCCTGACTGCAGTACGTCCTTGGGAAGCTTGTTGGTTGCCGAGATGACTCCTGACAAACCAATATTCGCAGCCTCAATGACCTCTGGTGATTTAGAGTAGAGACACTTGAAGAATACGGCGATGATGCGAAGGAACGTCTGGTTCGGCGGCGTCGTACTAAATTCCGGGAAACTCTGCGCCGTAGATAGGAGACGAATACAGGCGACACGCAGGTTGATAATGTGCTCTGCGTTGCGTTGTTCGAAAGGCTTGCTTGCGAGACCCTCATCTTCAGCATCGGCTAAAGCCAGCGATTCCATGAGCAATCTTGTCAGCTCGTCGTTGAATTCTAGAATGCCGTTTTTTAGATTCAGACAGAAGGTGATCGCATCGATGTAGGCGATCTGAATACCAAATGGCAAAGCTCGCAGAGGCTTGGTCCATATCGGTACTATTAATCGGGTCTTGACTGGCGCAATAAGCTCGTGCACGCCCAAGCCTGTGACTTGAGACAAGACCTGGAAAGCCTTCTGTGTGGCTTCACGAACGTTCTTGTTCATGTGAGATAAGTCACCCACAAGTTGGCCACAAAGTCTCATCGTGATGTTGTTGCCCTTTTCAAACTCCTCTTTTGTTGTTGGCTTGTGGCATTGACGAATGAGGTCCTCGATAAGCCCTTCAGCCTGTATTCGTGTCTTTGAGTCGAGATCGATAGGCATGTCCTTCATGACAAAGTTCAGAGCCCGGATAAGTTCGAAGTGCCGAGCCACCATCCACGTAGAGTCAAGACCTGACTGCTTGATGATGATCTCGATACCACGGGTGCCGCCAGATTTCATGAACCAGTCGTCGGCATGACAGTTGTGACAGAAGGTACTGGCAAGATCGTTGAAGAAGGGGAACCTATCGAGTTTGTCGTCACTCCCAAAGATTGCCTTGGCAGCATCCCGCATCGTCAGAATTGCTTGCTCTGCTGCGGCGCGCACGTCGGGGTGTTCGCAGGCGAGCGAGTCACCTATAGCGTCTGCTATGACCTCACTCTCTATGACTACAGGCCCTTCTCCCAGGTGAACTTCGAACGGTTTGCTTTTGTGCTTAGAAAGAGCAAAGTGACTCCCGAATTCCAAAAGGGTGAAGTGCTTGGCAAGGTTCGTGACGAGTGGCTCAGCTTCAGTCTTCAGCTCTGGGACCGAGACAGCGAAGATACAGGCCTTCAGAAGCTTCTTCAGTGTCTCTCTTTCCACAGTTTTCTTCGGTATCGACTTCTCGCGATCAGGCGCGGCGAGTACATCGGCACCAACGTCGTATTTCTGGTTGCAGAGGTCGTTTGCTTGAAGCCGGACGAGTTGCGCAAAGTCGTCTGGTAGGCTGTCAAACCCAATCATAAGCTTAGTGTGAGCGGTGATGAGTCTGAAGGCTTGTTGCTTATGAAAGATATCGGATTTCTTCGATGCAGGTGTCTTGGGCACTTCATGCAGCTTAGCGACAGCAGTATCGATACCAATAACAGCGGGGAAGGCACGGTCTTTTGTCGAACCGATGAGTCGAATGTCAATAGATGACTGATCGTCCGAGTATGGCTGGTAATTGAGCTCTGGGGGACCTGTGATGAACTTTCGGTTCCGCCCTCCAAGCTTGCCTAGAATACGCATGGTAGTATGAGCATGGAAGTGACTGTAGGGATTCGGTTTAAGGTGCTCCCACAGTGCTGCCATAAGCTCATCAATGACCGGGGCCATGATCGGATCCAGGTAGTCTGCGGTGAGATTATCAACGCAGAGCTCGAGAGTCCTAAGACCTTGTCCAACAAGATCTGATCCTGCACGCAGAGCTACGACGAGAGGCCTCATCAAATAGCTCAGGTGCGGCAAAAGATTGCTGAGCCTTGCTGGTACTGTAAGTGACAACTCAACAAACAAGTCGCGCTCTGCCGGTTTGCGAGCTGTAATTAAGAGGTTATTGAGGACGTCCAACAACATTTCCAGCAGAGGAAGGATCTCCTTGTACAAGTGCTCGAACCGACCACCGCCTATACTTCTAAACAGCGACCTGAGCAATAAGAAGTAGTTCATCGGCTCCTCAGCAGTGGTGGATAGCTGTATCGATTTGGTGATGATCTTGCTGACATGTGGTAGGAGGACCTGCTCATTCTGCTGGGAGAACAATGTCACGGCCATGAAAGAAAGCTTGAACAGCCGCAGCAAAATCGACGATTTTTTTACGTCTGC contains these protein-coding regions:
- a CDS encoding transcription-associated protein 1 codes for the protein MATHNFEAMASKLDDPSSDLRTKEKLVVEIRDNIESYCQGAQYAQFMNALVPAFLKILDGNPVFISTSPEQRIRNCVLEILHRLPMNPGDAVEPHAAKIVDKLMSLVKLENEDNAVLCMKTIMDFQRHQTKALQDRVQPFLDLIQEMFETMEQAVHDTFDSATPAPASQGVPSTPSNHQYSQSPRPNSPATALTSGSTGDLGQETQQTRMLLKGMQSFKVLAECPIIVVSLFQAYRNCVNKNVKLFVPLIKNVLLLQAKPQERAHEEAKAQGKIFTGVSKDIRNRAAFGDFITAQVKTMSFLAYLLRVYANQLNDFLPTLPDIVVRLLKDCPREKSGARKELLVAIRHIINFNFRKIFLKKIDELLEERTLIGDGLTVYETMRPLAYSMLADLIHHLRDSLSKEQIRRTVEVYTKNLHDSFPGTSFQTMSAKLLLNMAECIAKLEPKEDARYFLIMILNAIGDKFAAMNRQYHNAVKLSAQYSQPSIDATDENHMAVQEQPPDWDEIDIFNATPIKTSNPRDRSSDPIADNKFLFKNLLHGLKNLFYQLRACNPAKIKEEIDVANASANWHEVSFGYNAEEVEVLIKLFREGAKVFRYYGNEKSVETQGLSPGDLMGNQHMMSSGKEEKELLETFATVFHHIDPATFHEVFSSEIPHLYDMMFDHPALLHVPQFLLASEATSPSFSGMLLQFLMDRIEEVGTADVKKSSILLRLFKLSFMAVTLFSQQNEQVLLPHVSKIITKSIQLSTTAEEPMNYFLLLRSLFRSIGGGRFEHLYKEILPLLEMLLDVLNNLLITARKPAERDLFVELSLTVPARLSNLLPHLSYLMRPLVVALRAGSDLVGQGLRTLELCVDNLTADYLDPIMAPVIDELMAALWEHLKPNPYSHFHAHTTMRILGKLGGRNRKFITGPPELNYQPYSDDQSSIDIRLIGSTKDRAFPAVIGIDTAVAKLHEVPKTPASKKSDIFHKQQAFRLITAHTKLMIGFDSLPDDFAQLVRLQANDLCNQKYDVGADVLAAPDREKSIPKKTVERETLKKLLKACIFAVSVPELKTEAEPLVTNLAKHFTLLEFGSHFALSKHKSKPFEVHLGEGPVVIESEVIADAIGDSLACEHPDVRAAAEQAILTMRDAAKAIFGSDDKLDRFPFFNDLASTFCHNCHADDWFMKSGGTRGIEIIIKQSGLDSTWMVARHFELIRALNFVMKDMPIDLDSKTRIQAEGLIEDLIRQCHKPTTKEEFEKGNNITMRLCGQLVGDLSHMNKNVREATQKAFQVLSQVTGLGVHELIAPVKTRLIVPIWTKPLRALPFGIQIAYIDAITFCLNLKNGILEFNDELTRLLMESLALADAEDEGLASKPFEQRNAEHIINLRVACIRLLSTAQSFPEFSTTPPNQTFLRIIAVFFKCLYSKSPEVIEAANIGLSGVISATNKLPKDVLQSGLRPILVNLQDPRKLSVENLDGLARLLKLLTNYFKVEIGTRLLDHLKSIADQNSLQKISFTMIEQNPKMKIVTGIFNIFHLLPPAAATFLKQIIEKVIELETSLRRTHYSPFREPLIKYLCMYPSDTWTHFAPNLKDQTQGRFFAQLLESPESGALRTQVSEDVPGFLQSFQFEGAEKDVCQAQLNAIHIAYALSQFKETSKWLLAHDDLRKSLFEAGRSLEKKLRQNQIDPELRLATEQAGDQIMSIFTTYLKHEPNNLDFFFELIDAVTSEELKASPRLFDFIYKQIISSESVEYWKTLINRCIDLYTSRNSSQKTKTFIFHNIVNPIFAMDVKRNWNILFDQKTEGTKLMDKSMTETIHKRLWLPQSLTDTSEETAQLGVDHSRMELLQLTTLLLKYYSGMIEEYRKDVIKFGWNYIKLEDIINKYAAYVLVAFFIAVYETPKKIAAHTYQSLLKAHQNEGRSLVMQALELMAPVLRKRMGGGERMPLWIQHPRKILSEESSNLQQLMSIFNFVVRHPDLFYEGREHLSPIIITALSKIAQPPNPSTDAKKLALNLISLIRTWEERTANESGAGAERPSSSPTASKRKADGTIIASTSLPKEFVAQASTRMMLIKYLIQFIAYLPERFPVASPKPKDLTLAIPITPQPTEICRKAVQLLHDLLAPRLWNDLDLDVMLSKKIEEILLAEMKQDDKPEVFHTRMINTLQIVKVIVNVKPDDWVLQRIPLFQKILEKPIRSENADVQASLHAVDENEDCSTKLQPTLKRILEVMPEPVTDDEGNTEESTSTEFVSFLGTVATEALSNGSYICAINVLWTLCQKRPEEIDQHIPQVMKAFQGKMAKDHLAGHSGTPGQAAPPGMRSEGANPPTDPREIEVQTDLVLKAVDILAARMNELGENRRPYLSVLASLVERSQVNSVCMKVLDLVEDWIFHSTEPVPTLKEKTAVLSKMLLFEHRQDTSLLTRFLDLVIRIYEDPKITRSELTVRMEHAFLIGTRAQDVEMRNRYMAIFDKSLSRTAASRLSYVLASQNWDTLSDSYWLSQVIHLMFGSIEMNSPAELHEEDFKLTHPTTLFATYSKDSRIADVMVDDDLESLISSHRRFASQLGDVKIKDIFEPLGHLQHTDNDLAHDIWVAFFPLAWTALTKDDQSDLEKGMAALLTKDFHNRQLDKRPNCVATMLDAIVHAKPRVKFPPHIMKYLAQTYNAWYTAAVYMEESAISPVVDVEKLRESNLDALLEIYSGLQEDDLFYGTWRRRCQFLESNAALSYEQCGIWDKAQQMYEAAQIKARTSVLPFSTGEYMLWEDHWVICAQKLQQWEILSDFAKHENFNDLYLESTWRSFEAWQNAETREQLDTTIKAVSDAPTPRRVFFQTFMSLLKLHAKQESPPEFHRLCDESIQLSIRKWHQLPRRITQAHIPLLQHFQQLVELHDASVICQSLAQTTQANLDMKSQELKLLLSTWRDRLPNFWDDINAWQDLVTWRQHVFQLINGVYLNLLPPNQNNASGNSFAYRGYHETAWIINRFAHVARKHNLPEVCINQLGRIYTLPNIEIQEAFLKLREQAKCHYQIRADLNSGLDVINNTNLNYFGPQQKAEFYTLKGMFLAKLGNKSEAGEAFGTALYFDIKLPKAWAEWGRYNDMLFKEEPQNLERAEAALSCYLEAASQFKNAKSRKLLGRVLWLLSLDNPERKLAEKFEEFKGDTPAWYWITYIPQLLNSLSRQEAPIARSILGKLAKTYPQALYCHLRTTREDMVVLKKNHEQKEAKDKAARAAKAQQQGNQSSPAPKQSSPDARPSSSGNQAAGTNGDAKPVVSTSTPGGTVKVEGNAQGSPAVNGAPTVEVTPPTPKKPWDHVEEISAILKTAFPLLALSMETMLDQIHKNFKCPPDEDAYRLIVALLNDGLSYVGRQPTLYARDTKLPSSTEGNITRFAESVLPAHIRKSFETDFIKDKPTMFEYIQKLRTWRNRFEERLDRRRVVVPLEQYTHQLSEFRFLKFDDVEVPGQYLLHRDKNSDFVRIERFLSDVELVRGVGVCHRRIKIRGHDGSTHPFAIQFPTARSSRREERIIQLFRIFNGILSKRKESRRRNLLFHLPLMVPITPSVRLIQDDPSVMNLQGIYEDYCRKNGINKDEPVLFSIDKLRALQPKNLDHANSIRLETFSAVQEKYVPPTVVQDYFRATFPTFSDFWLFRRTFSYHLAALTFMTYVMHMNTRFPHKLLISRQSGRVWGSELIPSMAVGKPILHNSEPVPFRLTPNLQTMLGPLNLEGIFAPAVMTVARCLIEPEGELEMQLSIFMRDEMNHWFTSQHKSSSLTPDVLRESVQQNSDLVVKRASSIGSLPSGANLPANQTMVDLVSVAVHPQKLAMTDPLWMAYL